The Micromonospora sp. M71_S20 genome has a window encoding:
- the pruA gene encoding L-glutamate gamma-semialdehyde dehydrogenase codes for MDAVFSVPEPRNEPVRNYEPGSTDRERLQRRLTELAAERIDLPMTIAGEQRMAGGESIDVVQPHKHAHVLGVTAHATHDDARAAVKAAKDAAPMWRALPFEERAAIFLRAAELLAGPWRDTLNAATMLGQSKTVIQAEIDAACEFIDFLRFNVHFARELLEAQPMSSPGVWNRFDHRPLEGFVYAVTPFNFTAIAGNLPSAPALLGNTVVWKPGPTQQFAAHFTMRLFEAAGLPPGVINMVTGRGEEASDVVLADPDLAGIHFTGSTKVFQHLWRTVGENISRYRGYPRLVGETGGKDFVVAHTSADVDALHTALIRGAFEYQGQKCSAASRAYVPRSLWEGGLRDRLAATAESLTYGDVTDFGNFGGAVIDAKAFERHTAALELISGDDACRVLAGGTADDSVGWFVRPTLFECTDAAHETFTTEYFGPILGVHVFDDGRFDEVVGQAESIAPYALTGSIFATDRRVVDAVAEKMRYAAGNFYINDKPTGAVVGQQPFGGARASGTNDKAGSWHNLVRWMSPRTIKETFVAPTDHTYPHMG; via the coding sequence ATGGACGCCGTGTTCTCCGTACCTGAGCCGCGCAACGAGCCGGTGCGCAACTACGAGCCGGGCAGCACCGACCGGGAACGGCTCCAGCGGCGGCTGACCGAGCTGGCCGCCGAGCGGATCGACCTGCCGATGACCATCGCCGGTGAGCAGCGGATGGCCGGCGGCGAGTCGATCGACGTGGTGCAGCCGCACAAGCACGCGCACGTGCTCGGCGTCACCGCGCACGCCACCCACGACGACGCCCGCGCCGCCGTGAAGGCCGCGAAGGACGCCGCCCCGATGTGGCGGGCCCTGCCGTTCGAGGAGCGGGCCGCGATCTTCCTGCGCGCCGCCGAGCTGCTCGCCGGCCCGTGGCGGGACACGCTGAACGCGGCCACCATGCTCGGCCAGTCGAAGACCGTGATCCAGGCCGAGATCGACGCGGCCTGCGAGTTCATCGACTTCCTCCGGTTCAACGTGCACTTCGCACGGGAACTGCTCGAGGCGCAGCCGATGTCGTCGCCGGGGGTGTGGAACCGCTTCGACCACCGCCCGCTGGAGGGCTTCGTCTACGCGGTCACCCCGTTCAACTTCACGGCCATCGCCGGCAACCTGCCCTCGGCGCCGGCCCTGCTGGGCAACACCGTGGTCTGGAAGCCGGGCCCGACCCAGCAGTTCGCCGCGCACTTCACCATGCGGCTGTTCGAGGCGGCCGGCCTGCCCCCCGGCGTGATCAACATGGTCACCGGGCGCGGCGAGGAGGCCTCCGACGTCGTCCTCGCCGACCCGGACCTGGCCGGCATCCACTTCACCGGCTCCACCAAGGTCTTCCAGCACCTGTGGCGGACCGTCGGCGAGAACATCTCCCGCTACCGGGGCTACCCGCGGCTGGTCGGCGAGACCGGCGGCAAGGACTTCGTCGTCGCGCACACCAGCGCCGACGTCGACGCCCTGCACACCGCCCTGATCCGCGGCGCCTTCGAGTACCAGGGCCAGAAGTGCTCGGCGGCGTCCCGGGCGTACGTCCCGCGGTCGCTGTGGGAGGGCGGGCTGCGCGACCGGCTGGCCGCCACCGCGGAGTCCCTCACCTACGGCGACGTCACCGACTTCGGCAACTTCGGCGGCGCGGTGATCGACGCCAAGGCGTTCGAACGGCACACGGCCGCGCTGGAGCTGATCTCCGGCGACGACGCCTGCCGGGTCCTCGCCGGCGGCACCGCCGACGACTCCGTCGGCTGGTTCGTCCGCCCGACGCTCTTCGAGTGCACCGACGCGGCGCACGAGACGTTCACCACCGAGTACTTCGGGCCGATCCTCGGCGTGCACGTCTTCGACGACGGCCGCTTCGACGAGGTGGTCGGCCAGGCCGAGTCGATCGCGCCGTACGCCCTGACCGGGTCGATCTTCGCGACGGACCGCCGGGTGGTCGACGCGGTCGCCGAGAAGATGCGGTACGCCGCCGGCAACTTCTACATCAACGACAAGCCGACCGGCGCGGTGGTCGGGCAGCAGCCCTTCGGCGGCGCCCGGGCCAGCGGCACCAACGACAAGGCTGGCTCCTGGCACAACCTCGTCCGGTGGATGTCGCCCCGGACGATCAAGGAGACCTTCGTCGCGCCGACCGACCACACGTACCCCCACATGGGCTGA
- a CDS encoding tryptophan 2,3-dioxygenase, giving the protein MTHPTPAQDPHFGEQGGLLTYTDYLRLADLLAAQVPESDPASHDELLFITIHQVYELWFKLLLAELTDARDRLLAGETYLPRVRLERCHVVERVLIGQVDVIDTMTPQDFLAFRTKLAPASGFQSAQFREIEFLSGLKDPDYLRRFRGLPDVERQRLERRLAEPSLWDGFLAVLGRAGFDVAEEESRFAAYATIAGDRERFGPLWDLAEALVAHDQAFSLWRARHVLMAERQIGTKPGTGGSAGGAYLRSRVETRFYPELWELRSRL; this is encoded by the coding sequence GTGACCCACCCCACCCCCGCGCAGGATCCCCACTTCGGCGAGCAGGGTGGCCTGCTCACCTACACGGACTATCTGCGGCTGGCCGACCTGCTGGCCGCCCAGGTCCCGGAGTCCGACCCGGCCTCCCACGACGAGCTGCTCTTCATCACCATCCACCAGGTCTACGAGCTGTGGTTCAAGCTGCTGCTCGCGGAGCTGACCGACGCCCGGGACCGGCTGCTGGCCGGCGAGACCTACCTGCCCCGGGTGCGGCTGGAGCGCTGCCACGTGGTGGAACGGGTCCTGATCGGTCAGGTCGACGTGATCGACACGATGACCCCGCAGGACTTCCTGGCCTTCCGCACCAAGCTCGCCCCGGCCTCGGGCTTCCAGTCCGCCCAGTTCCGGGAGATCGAGTTCCTCTCCGGCCTCAAGGACCCGGACTACCTGCGCCGCTTCCGGGGGCTGCCCGACGTGGAGCGGCAGCGGTTGGAGCGGCGGCTGGCCGAGCCGAGCCTCTGGGACGGCTTCCTGGCCGTGCTCGGCCGGGCCGGCTTCGACGTCGCCGAGGAGGAGTCGCGCTTCGCCGCGTACGCCACGATCGCCGGGGACCGGGAGCGGTTCGGGCCGCTGTGGGACCTCGCGGAGGCGCTGGTCGCCCACGACCAGGCGTTCTCGCTGTGGCGGGCCCGGCACGTGCTGATGGCCGAGCGGCAGATCGGCACGAAGCCCGGCACCGGGGGCTCGGCCGGTGGGGCGTACCTGCGCTCCCGCGTGGAGACCCGCTTCTACCCGGAACTGTGGGAGCTGCGTAGCCGACTGTGA